The Carnobacterium divergens genome includes a window with the following:
- a CDS encoding DUF1189 domain-containing protein, with product MIPIQVITLFIASLTKPEKLSEAVSLKKSKVFLYLVFLALITAIPSIIQGVNVLNDFQKVSTKIPEFKIEEGVLKTKDTEKSFIYQTNSLIFTFDPNGEQSEKDVDQHAIGSVSSFALLKDRFYFKSAVNSYTFKYSELAGLKNSDYGDLMGVFSMLHGFIIGFTIFMLLVAAIIETLINTLLYTIFANLLCLLARRTMTFAANWSIALFASTLPTLFFAFLNSFGLYPPFQTQIGLIVTLFFYYYAIKSIPKNS from the coding sequence GTGATTCCAATTCAAGTTATAACATTATTTATTGCTTCTTTAACCAAACCTGAGAAATTAAGTGAGGCGGTATCGTTAAAAAAAAGCAAAGTCTTTTTGTATTTAGTATTTCTTGCTTTAATCACAGCTATCCCATCCATTATTCAAGGAGTTAACGTCTTGAATGATTTTCAAAAAGTTTCGACTAAAATTCCTGAGTTTAAAATTGAAGAAGGTGTTTTAAAAACTAAGGACACTGAAAAAAGCTTTATTTATCAAACCAATTCGTTAATTTTTACTTTTGATCCAAATGGTGAACAAAGTGAAAAAGATGTGGATCAACATGCGATTGGTTCGGTTTCTAGTTTTGCTTTGTTAAAAGACCGATTCTATTTTAAGAGTGCCGTCAATTCTTACACTTTTAAGTACAGCGAATTAGCAGGCTTAAAAAACAGTGATTATGGCGATTTAATGGGTGTTTTTTCAATGCTACACGGTTTTATTATTGGGTTTACAATCTTTATGCTCCTTGTAGCTGCGATTATAGAAACGTTGATTAATACTTTACTGTATACGATTTTTGCGAATCTGCTTTGTTTATTAGCTAGAAGAACGATGACTTTTGCTGCCAATTGGTCGATTGCTTTGTTTGCTTCGACTCTCCCAACTCTCTTTTTTGCTTTCTTAAATAGCTTTGGGTTGTATCCACCGTTTCAAACGCAAATCGGATTGATTGTAACCTTGTTCTTTTAT